A region of the Numenius arquata chromosome 29, bNumArq3.hap1.1, whole genome shotgun sequence genome:
CCCCGAGCCCCGGCAGCCTCTGCCGGGTGAGGCGGCCCCGGCTGAGCCCCGAGAGCGGCAGCACCGTCCGCCCGGCTCCGTCTGAACCCGGGCGAGCCGTGCCGCGGCCGCCCCTGTGCCCGGGAGCGGCTCCTGCGGGATCAGAGGGGCGTTTATTATCTTGCCCGGGATCAGCCAATATTTGTGGCCACGTCAGGAGAACGAGCACTTCCTCGCTCTCTGCTCCCGCCGAGTCCGGCGCTGCCATCCTGCCGCCGCGCTCTGCTCTCCCGGCCCCGGCGCTGCTCTCCCACCTTATCAGACTTGGGCTTGACTTGGGCTTATCGGACAGTCGGAGGAACGCTAATTCGCTGCGACCCCCAAGCTGTTACCTCATGGCACCGGAGGTGACACCCGCGGTGGCTTTCCTGCTCCTGACCCTTCTGAGGATGGCGGCACCCAAGGGAGTGTGGTGCCCGGCCTGTGGGCTGGCGGCCCTGGCCCCCACCACGCAGCGGGACGTCCTCATCGCGCTGGCAAAGCAGAGCATCCTCTCCAAGCTCCACTTGGAGGACAGGCCCAACGTTACCAACCCCACGTCCAGGGGGGCTCTGCTGACCGCTCTCCGCAGGATGCGCGCGCAGCGCACGGACGCGGccctctccccagggatgccCCGTGACGGCGATATCCCACGCCTGCGTCCCGGGATGGGTGTGCAGGAATACGAGATCTTGAGCTTTGCCGAGTCAGGTCTGTACAGACCCCCGCATCCCACAGGCGTGGTGGGATGGACCCCGAGGTtggggggggcacggaggggaGGAAGGTCTGGCCTGGGGGAAGGTGGTGATGGGTTTCCTCCTCTGCACGGGGGCATCGCGCTCCCGCAAGCAATGCCGGGCCGTGCACCCGGCCGGTGGGCAGCCggctgctggaagggctggcAACGAGAGGCTTCGTATCCAGAACGTTTGCATCCACATCCCCGGCTCAGCCCAACCAGCCCCCCCTCGCCACACacaggagaaggctctggggccCCTCTCATTTACACGTGGGACACGTTGGGGCGAGGGTGTGGGTTGCAGGAGCAAAGATGGCCTGCTGTATCGTATGAAGATGTTGTCTGTTTCTGCTGAACCCTCCCCACTTGCagtagagggggggggggtgtcagatgGCCATGTCTTTCAAAACACGGTTTTAAGCCTAGATTCCCCGTCAGCTCGCAGCCTGTGGACTTAGGTCTCCAAAACCCCATCTGATCCCCCCACACTCAGCTGCGTCTCCACTTCCTACCCAAAATGGTGGGCTGCCGCGTCTCACTCCAGAACCAGCTGCGTTCCCGGGAGGAGAGAGCTCCCGAAAATGTGCGCCCACTGcacgccccccagccccccagaggagaggggctgtgtcCTCGTGGGCAGAGCTGCGCCAAGGAGCCCAGCACTGCTCTTGTGGTCCCCATCAGCCCTTCCTTCATGAGAGgtggaagcagctctgcagcctcagCAGTAGAGAGGGTGGGACATCCTGGAGCaatgagtcgccatccctggatgagtttaagagtcgcttagatgtggtgttgggggatatggtgtaggggagaactttgtagagtagggtagatggttggactcgatgatcccaagggtctcttccaacctgaacgattctatgattctatgaatgtcgGGTGGTGGTTCCAGCCGTGGAAAGTAGAGGTGATCCTGGAGGTGCAAATCAGCATGACTGACTTAAATCCAAGGCTGGTTTACACAGCCGGATAACCTACTCCAAAACCCTCCAGCAGCTTCGCTGACAAGGGGGATGTCAGGCCGGAGGAGGTGGAATGGAGCCTGGTTGCTGCATTCAGCACCAGGCCTGGATGcagtgggagaaggaggagcgGCGGCAGCGCAGGGAGGTTGGGGCTCCTCGAGGTGCCCCGCTCCCCGCTTTGTATGTACCTCCCATTTGCTCTGACTCGGTGGCCCCTGTCTGCgggagggccccccccccccccattcaccTTCTGACTCTGCTCTCGCTTTGTGCCCAGGGTCCTCCACCTCCCGCAGCGTTCGCCTGCATTTCCATTTCACCCGGGAGCTGGCTGGGAGCACCGAGATCCTGGAAGCCACCCTCTACCTCTTCTGGGCAGTCCCTGGACCCGGGAGGCACCCTGTCACCATCAGGCTCTTGCAGCCAGACCCAACGGGACCGAACGTGACGGTGGCCAGCGAGACACGGCTGGAGGTGCGGAGAGCCGGCTGGGCCACGCTGGACGTGGGCCAAGCTGTCCAGAGCCTCTTCAGCCAAGGGAGCCAGAGGCTCACTgtggagctggaggtggcagaggaCTGGGGGTCTCCGCTCCTTGCTGTCCACAGTGATTCCCACTGGCCATTTGTGGCAGCCCGGGCCCGGGCCAGGACGCCCCACAGGGTCCAGCGGCGCGGCATCGATTGCAGTGGGGACTCTCGGATGTGCTGCCGCAAGGAATTCTTCGTGGACTTCAAGGAGATCGGCTGGGAAGACTGGATCATCCAGCCAGAGGGATATCACATGAACTACTGTACGGGGCTCTGCCCCCTGCACATGGCTGGCATCCCTGGACTTGCTGCCTCCTTCCACACGGCTGTCCTCAACCTCATCAAAGCCAACAATGCGGACGCAGCCGTGGACTCCTGTTGCGTGCCCACACAGCGTcgtcccctctctctgctctaCTATGACCGGGACAGCAACATCGTCAAGACCGACATCCCCGACATGATCGTCGATGCCTGCGGTTGTACTTGACCGGCTGCCTGAGGAGCCGGGAGGGCAGGACCTGTGCTGTGCAGGgctctcctcctcccggcccctcgCTGGCAGCGTGAGACCTGGCGAACTGCTGAGAGACGGGAGCCCTGCCAAGATGTTTTCTCCTCCTGAGGTTCAAGCATCAAGGGCGATACTGGATCTGCAAGTCCTCTCCTCCCTCACCTCCCACGTGgctcttttcccccttctgaTCTGCCCATggattcctctctgcccatgaGCCACGGCCTCTAGGGCTggctcctggtggacaccagACCTTTCTCCCCGCAGGACTCTCACAGCTCCCCAGGCAGCTCAGGGCAGTCCTGCTGCTGGTCCCAGGCCAAGGCCATGGTGCAGCCCTCGGTGCTGCAATACGAACACGTGCTCTTCAAGTAACGGGTCCCAGCAGTGGCCACCTCAGGCTGCTGGGGGAGATAGAAGCTGAAAAGATGCTGGGGGATGGCTAGGCCAGAGGGGAGAGGGTCGTCCAGGGGGCCCCGCTCCTCAGCTGGACATGATGCTGAGGGGGGTGAGGAAGGGGAAATTGATCCCAGTGGGAGGAAAgcgtctccttctccaagcatCCCAGCTACCTGGTATTCAATAAAAGACTCC
Encoded here:
- the LOC141476214 gene encoding inhibin beta C chain-like; translated protein: MAPEVTPAVAFLLLTLLRMAAPKGVWCPACGLAALAPTTQRDVLIALAKQSILSKLHLEDRPNVTNPTSRGALLTALRRMRAQRTDAALSPGMPRDGDIPRLRPGMGVQEYEILSFAESGSSTSRSVRLHFHFTRELAGSTEILEATLYLFWAVPGPGRHPVTIRLLQPDPTGPNVTVASETRLEVRRAGWATLDVGQAVQSLFSQGSQRLTVELEVAEDWGSPLLAVHSDSHWPFVAARARARTPHRVQRRGIDCSGDSRMCCRKEFFVDFKEIGWEDWIIQPEGYHMNYCTGLCPLHMAGIPGLAASFHTAVLNLIKANNADAAVDSCCVPTQRRPLSLLYYDRDSNIVKTDIPDMIVDACGCT